Part of the Pseudomonadota bacterium genome is shown below.
TTACCTCCTTTTCAACTGAGGATTCACAGTTAAAACAGCCGAGGTCGATAAAGAACAGACAGAATAAGATCTTCTGGACGACAGCAAATTCAGGCCGTCGGTTGATCCGCAGCACTAATGAATTTAGTGCCTATATGTCCGGTTGCCTAGGATGGCCTTCACAGAGAATAATAACTGGTCTAAAATTCCTGTTCCGATTAAACCCCGAATGGGGTACCAACTGTCTTCGACATCAAACTGCTTGTTTCAAGCCGGGTTGCACCATGCAGCCAGGCCTTTTATTATTCACGGGGATTACCCCGATGATAATCGTGTCAGGCGCCCTGCTTGATCAATGATTGCACGTCAAGCGGATCAATCTTCACTCCCGGTCCCATGGTCGTTGAAATACTAATCCCTCTGAGATAAACTCCTTTAGCCGATGACGGCTTGAGCTGCATCAACCGATCAATGAAAGCGACGACATTTTCACGGAGTTTCTGCATACCAAAGGATGACTTGCCAACCATCGCATGAACAATCCCGGCCTTGTCAACTTTGAAGTCAACCTTGCCGCTCTTGATATCACCAACAACCTTGCCGACATCAAAGGTGACCGTGCCGAGTTTGGCGTTAGGCATCAGATTCCGCGGACCAAGTACACGTCCGATCTTGCCCACAGTCCCCATCATATCCGGCGTGGCAATGGTCTTGTCAAACTCAAGCCAGCCTCCCTGGATTTTTGCGACCAGATCATCTCCACCGGCATAATCAGCTCCCGCATCAAGAGCCTCCTGGACTTTTTCACCTTTGGCAAAAACCAGAACTCTTTCAACCTTGCCGGTACCATTCGGGAGAGACACACTGCTCCTGACCATCTGATC
Proteins encoded:
- the rplA gene encoding 50S ribosomal protein L1 produces the protein MAKSGKKYQQSAAEVNRETVYALGDGIELALKGKYAKFDESLDVAVRLGVDPRHADQMVRSSVSLPNGTGKVERVLVFAKGEKVQEALDAGADYAGGDDLVAKIQGGWLEFDKTIATPDMMGTVGKIGRVLGPRNLMPNAKLGTVTFDVGKVVGDIKSGKVDFKVDKAGIVHAMVGKSSFGMQKLRENVVAFIDRLMQLKPSSAKGVYLRGISISTTMGPGVKIDPLDVQSLIKQGA